From one Passer domesticus isolate bPasDom1 chromosome 15, bPasDom1.hap1, whole genome shotgun sequence genomic stretch:
- the TECPR1 gene encoding tectonin beta-propeller repeat-containing protein 1, translating to MAAALGAGVGAALPAGRGSAGPPCRGAAAPSAGSGAGRREADMAMPSSLLWAVDIFGRVYTLSTVGQYWELCKDTQLEFKRVSAVKQCCWGIACDHQVYTYVFSGDVPIRYQEETYENQRWNPVGGFCEKLLPSDRWQWSDVSGLKHQQLDSFTLPSPHWEWESDWYVDENIGGEPTEKGGWTYAIDFPSTYTKDKRWNSCVRRRRWIRYRRYKSRDVWAKIVSHDEPEQLPDPFNDISVGGWEITDEPLGRLSVWAVSLQGRVWYRENVCHHNPEGSTWSLVTTPGEVVQISCGPYDLLWATLWEGQAIVREGIDRNNPQGISWSTVESPSSENGIMHVSVGVDVVWCVTKDRKVWFRRGVNSHNPCGTSWIEMVGEMMMVTVGLNNQVWGIGCDDRAIYFRQGVTPSELSGKTWKAIVSGRESDRSQTGSSTSLLSAGCFFTDDIQNQTSAVIQGDADPSSDTELPGVPTSPASTALLGAAAAGNGPASQAETSARLPLDPLHSEQGEATAASASNDKDNLETNKSPGNPNASAELQWINIDLKEAQKHPVLSVSSFADTSSLSSLGAFSVGAEDQYGADEHPLWAWVSGGGCLVDLHSPLKWFTAPSGLSSSVQSLSLSITPAQTAAWRKQIFQQLSERTKRELENFRHYEQAIEQSVWVKTGALQWWRNWKPHKWMDVRVALEQFTGSDGMRDSILFIYYMYHEEKKYIHVFLNEVTIIVEVLNEAKHSFALYTPERTKQRWPIRLAAATEQEMHDWLSLLNMSCCESRRIQGPPSHHAIWSVTCKGDIFVSEPSPELEAGPQLMPCDQMFWRQVGGHLRLIESNSRGVVWGIGHDHTAWVHTGGDGGGFIQGLASSADNIYTQSDVKCVYIYENQRWNPVTGYSSRGLPTDRYMWSDASGLQECTKTNTKPPSPQWSWVSDWYIDFSPAGGTDREGWQYAADFPASYHGHKTMKDFVRRRRWARKCKIVTNGPWLEVPPVTLWDISIIPSSDADDEEAVALWAISDKGDVLCRLGVTQQNPAGTSWLHVGTDQPFISISIGAFYQVWAIARDGSAFYRGSVSPNKPAGDCWYHIPSPQKQKLKQVSVGRTSVFVLDKNGNLWYRQGITPSYPQGSAWDHVSNNIRKMSVGPLDQVWVIADKVQGSHSLSCGTVCHRTGVQPLEPKGLSWDYGIGGGWEHITVRGNATEASRAAVPDTAEENPAASKEGEDEESKGKTEHSKTPLMVSESQELDRNSVNC from the exons CGCTGGAATCCAGTTGGTGGCTTTTGTGAGAAATTACTGCCCAGTGACCGCTGGCAGTGGAGTGATGTGAGCGGGCTAAAACACCAGCAGCTTGATAGTTTCACACTGCCTTCACCACACTGGGAGTGGGAGTCTGACTGGTATGTGGATGAAAATATTGGAGGGGAACCAACAGAGAAAGGG GGCTGGACCTACGCCATAGACTTCCCCAGCACCTACACAAAGGATAAGAGATGGAATTCTTGTGTCAGACGCAGGAGATGGATCAGATACAGGAGATACAAATCACGGGACGTTTGGGCAAAG ATTGTGTCCCATGATgagccagagcagctgccagaCCCTTTCAATGACATCTCCGTCGGAGGATGGGAGATCACGGACGAGCCCCTCGGCCGCCTGTCAGTGTGGGCAGTTTCTCTGCAAGGAAGG GTATGGTACAGAGAAAATGTCTGCCATCACAATCCAGAAGGTTCCACATGGTCCTTAGTCACCACCCCTGGTGAAGTTGTACAGATCAGCTGTGGACCCTATGACCTCCTTTGGGCAACTCTCTGGGAAGGGCAAGCTATTGTGAGAGAAGGAATTGATAGGAATAACCCTCAAG GAATTTCCTGGAGTACTGTGGAGTCTCCAAGCTCTGAAAATGGGATCATGCACGTCTCCGTGGGTGTTGATGTGGTGTGGTGTGTTACAAAGGATAGAAAA gTGTGGTTTAGAAGAGGAGTGAACTCACATAATCCCTGTGGGACAAGTTGGATTGAAATGGTTGGAGAAATGATGATGGTAACTGTAGGCTTAAACAACCAG GTCTGGGGGATCGGCTGCGATGACAGAGCGATTTATTTTCGTCAAGGAGTCACACCAAGTGAGCTCAGTGGGAAGACATGGAAGGCAATTGTGTCTGGCAGAGAGAGTGACAGATCTCAGACTGGGAGCTCAACAAGTCTGCTCAG TGCTGGCTGTTTCTTTACTGATGATATTCAGAACCAAACAAGCGCGGTCATTCAGGGTGATGCAGATCCTTCCTCTGATACAGAGCTCCCTGGCGTGCCCAcgagccctgccagcactgccctgctgggagctgcagctgcagggaatggcccagccagccaggctGAAACATCTGCACGGCTGCCTCTGGATCCTCTGCACTCTGAGCAAGGAGAAGCCACTGCTGCTTCAGCTAGCAATGACAAAGATAACCTTGAAACGAATAAATCTCCTGGAAACCCAAATGCTTCTGCAGAACTGCAGTGGATAAACATTGACTTGAAGGAGGCTCAGAAGCATCCAGTGCTGTCTGTCAGCAGCTTTGCAGACACATCCAGCCTCTCCTCCCTGGGCGCCTTCTCGGTGGGAGCTGAAGACCAGTACGGGGCCGACGAGCACCCGCTGTGGGCCTGGGTGTCTGGGGGAGGCTGCCTGGTAGACCTGCACAGCCCACTGAAGTGGTTCACTGCTCCATCAG GTTTGTCATCATCTGtgcagtctctgtccctgtccatcACTCCTGCACAGACAGCAGCGTGGAGAAAGCAGATTTTTCAGCAGCTCAGTGAAAGGACAAAGCGGGAACTGGAGAATTTCAGGCACTATGAGCAGGCTATTGAGCAG TCAGTTTGGGTTAAAACTGGAGCCTTGCAGTGGTGGAGGAACTGGAAGCCTCATAAGTGGATGGACGTTCGAGTTGCACTGGAGCAGTTCACTGGGAGCGATGGGATGCGTGACAGCATCCTGTTCATCTACTACATGTACCACGAGGAGAAAAAG TACATCCATGTGTTCCTGAATGAAGTGACCATTATAGTGGAAGTGCTGAATGAAGCCAAGCATTCCTTTGCACTGTACACACCTGAGAGGACGAAGCAGCGATGGCCAATCCGCCTGGCAGCCGCAACAGAGCAAGAAATGCATGACTGG CTGTCTTTGCTGAACATGTCTTGCTGTGAAAGCAGACGGATTCAAGGCCCTCCTTCTCACCATGCCATTTGGTCAGTTACTTGTAAAGGAGACATCTTTGTTAGTGAGCCAAGTCCTGAGCTGGAGGCCGGACCCCAGTTGATGCCATGTGACCAAAT GTTCTGGCGCCAGGTGGGAGGGCACCTGCGGCTGATCGAGAGCAACAGCCGGGGCGTGGTGTGGGGCATCGGCCACGACCACACAGCCTGGGTGCACACTGGTGGAGATGGAGGTGGCTTCATCCAAG GACTGGCCAGTAGTGCTGATAATATTTATACACAGTCAGATGTGAAATGTGTTTACATCTATGAGAACCAACGGTGGAATCCTGTCACTGGATACAGCAGCAG AGGGCTGCCCACAGACAGATACATGTGGAGTGATGCCTCTGGCCTGCAGGAATGTACAAAGACCAACACCAAGCCTCCTTCTCCACAGTGGTCTTGG GTCTCAGACTGGTACATCGACTTCAGCCCGGCGGGCGGCACGGACCGGGAGGGCTGGCAGTATGCAGCTGACTTCCCAGC GTCCTACCACGGGCACAAGACAATGAAAGACTTTGTCCGACGGAGGCGCTGGGCAAG aaaATGTAAGATAGTCACCAACGGGCCATGGCTGGAAGTGCCTCCTGTTACCCTGTGGGACATCTCCATAATTCCCAGTTCAGATGCAGATGATGAAGAAGCAGTAGCACTGTGGGCAATCAGTGACAAAGGAGACGTGCTCTGCAGGCTTGGAGTGACACAGCAAAATCCAGCT GGAACATCCTGGCTGCATGTGGGAACAGATCAGCCCTTCATTTCCATCTCCATTGGAGCATTTTACCAAGTGTGGGCTATTGCTAGAGATGGTTCTGCCTTCTACCGGGGTTCAGTGTCTCCAAACAAACCTGCAG GTGACTGTTGGTACCATATCCCTTCACCTCAGAAACAGAAGTTGAAGCAAGTCTCAGTAGGACGAACATCTGTGTTTGTCTTGGATAAAAATG GCAATCTCTGGTACCGGCAGGGAATCACACCCAGCTACCCTCAGGGATCTGCCTGGGATCATGTTTCCAACAATATCCGTAAAATGTCTGTAGGGCCCCTGGACCAG GTGTGGGTGATAGCTGACAAAGtgcagggcagccacagcctgagCTGTGGGACCGTCTGCCACCGGACTGGTGTCCAGCCCCTGGAACCCAAAGGCCTCTCCTGGGATTATGGTATTGGG GGTGGGTGGGAGCACATTACAGTCAGAGGAAATGCAACAGAAGCATCTCGGGCTGCTGTGCCTGACACCGCCGAGGAAAACCCGGCAGCGTCGAAGGAGGGAGAAGATGAGGAGAGTAAAGGGAAAACAGAACACTCTAAGACCCCTCTGATGGTCAGTGAAAGTCAAGAGTTGGACAGAAATTCTGTTAACTGTTAA